A window of Clostridium sp. 'White wine YQ' contains these coding sequences:
- a CDS encoding response regulator — protein MLVNINESKGSILFFTHNEKKLPNWVVECNIYGFGVLVESIKDFMEDKEEVFLDLLEESISLIIIEDDIEKISFELYKKLRKEEKFKKIPIVFLGEFYNEAKLEVMEMGAIDYFKETINSKELVLKIKNIVSIYNEYVNSLIYDTLTGTYTVSYGKKLLNKERDISKKDKSKLSILIVDIDDLSSINKKIGKLAGNDVIKKITSILMDRIELRDFIFRVAGGKFLMAFPNKASLYVLKLGDEIANEVRKLSNEFNTEISITGNVRELQEEEDILKIALIELLKFKKKERGKVYLSDKNIELNLKSILIINEDKEFLKIIKKRYKNKDFNVYTANDVETLQKILSLHLIDIVITEFILPGMTGVEIIREVKNANKDTKILVFTLQKSEALIDRAFNEGADDFLSRPASPIELDARINKLLQKR, from the coding sequence ATGTTAGTAAATATTAATGAATCTAAAGGAAGTATTCTATTTTTTACTCATAATGAAAAAAAACTTCCCAATTGGGTGGTAGAATGCAATATCTATGGATTTGGGGTTTTGGTAGAAAGCATAAAAGATTTTATGGAGGACAAGGAAGAAGTTTTTTTAGATTTATTAGAAGAAAGTATTAGCTTAATAATTATTGAAGATGATATTGAAAAAATATCCTTTGAATTATATAAGAAACTAAGAAAAGAAGAAAAATTTAAAAAGATACCCATAGTGTTTCTTGGAGAGTTTTATAATGAAGCTAAACTAGAAGTGATGGAAATGGGAGCAATAGATTATTTTAAGGAAACAATAAATTCAAAAGAATTAGTCTTAAAAATAAAGAATATTGTAAGCATTTATAATGAATATGTTAATTCATTAATATATGATACTCTAACAGGAACCTATACAGTTTCTTACGGAAAAAAATTGCTTAATAAAGAGAGGGATATATCTAAGAAAGATAAATCAAAGTTATCAATTTTAATAGTTGATATAGATGATTTATCATCTATTAATAAGAAAATCGGGAAATTAGCAGGAAATGATGTTATTAAAAAAATAACAAGTATCTTAATGGACAGAATAGAGCTAAGAGACTTTATATTTAGAGTAGCTGGAGGAAAGTTTTTAATGGCATTTCCCAATAAAGCTTCATTATATGTGCTTAAGCTTGGAGATGAGATTGCAAATGAAGTTAGGAAGCTATCTAATGAATTTAATACTGAAATAAGTATTACCGGAAATGTTAGAGAACTCCAAGAAGAGGAAGATATTTTAAAAATAGCGCTAATTGAATTATTGAAATTTAAGAAAAAGGAAAGAGGAAAAGTATATTTAAGTGATAAAAATATTGAATTAAATTTAAAGAGTATTCTTATCATAAACGAAGACAAGGAATTTTTGAAAATAATTAAAAAAAGATATAAAAATAAAGATTTTAATGTATACACAGCAAATGATGTAGAGACTTTACAGAAGATATTATCATTACATTTAATAGATATTGTTATAACAGAGTTTATACTTCCAGGAATGACTGGGGTTGAAATAATAAGAGAAGTTAAAAATGCAAATAAAGATACTAAAATTCTAGTGTTTACCCTGCAAAAAAGTGAAGCATTAATTGATAGAGCATTTAATGAAGGAGCAGATGATTTTTTAAGCAGACCTGCTTCACCAATTGAATTAGATGCAAGGATTAATAAGTTGTTACAGAAGAGGTAA
- a CDS encoding family 2 glycosyl transferase, whose protein sequence is MKKYFLTVTLIIIFIVIGIKIAPIIRDKTSLFKNDVAYIAKAENKSFYVYKYGRWKKEFIKGVNLGLGKPGHFPGELALTKDEYLNWFKEISNMNSSTIRVYTTLKPEFYEALYEYNKKNFNPIYVMQGVWVNEEDMATIGNAFDKKILDTVKEDTKNLIDIIHGNAELKEQRGFASGKYTHDVSNYISAWILGIEWDPEFVISTNEKNEDKKSYDGKYIYTKDASPFENWLAEIQDYAIKYETDKYKMQRPTSFTNWVTTDLLSHPNEPLPKEDLVPVNPMHILSKENFKPGLFASYHIYPYYPDSMNYQKEYIQNKNGEVNTYKAYLEDLIKEHNIPVLVAEFGIPASRGKAHENIHTGFNQGEVDEKSQGEMEVSMLQDIYNTGYAGGLVFTWQDEWFKRTWNTMDLDIPDRRPFWSNPQTNEQEFGVLAFDPGEKESICYVDGNIKEWINNKNVSKTNSAELYVKSDEKYIYFWVKKKDLQIFKDKIIISIDTLKNSGNSYYKDFNLNLNMGSEFLIVINGRDNSRVIVDSYYDSFYYIYSKLGMIDVNPDFDVKNSGTFNPIYLCLNRELKLPQDKRVIPFTKYETGKLFYGNGNPKNKEFNSLSDFYSNGDNIEIRIPWQLFNVMDPSEKMIMNDLHIEGIKPVKAQNFQIGLSILKADGALESGNVGTYNWEEWQFPKYHERLKPSYYILKDAFKRIGAS, encoded by the coding sequence ATGAAAAAGTATTTTTTAACTGTTACACTAATCATAATTTTTATTGTCATAGGAATAAAAATAGCACCAATAATTAGAGATAAGACTTCTCTATTCAAAAATGATGTTGCTTATATTGCAAAGGCAGAAAATAAAAGTTTTTATGTCTATAAATATGGAAGATGGAAAAAAGAATTTATTAAAGGAGTAAATCTTGGACTTGGAAAACCAGGACATTTCCCAGGTGAATTAGCCTTGACAAAAGATGAATACCTTAATTGGTTTAAGGAAATAAGTAATATGAATTCAAGTACGATAAGAGTTTATACAACACTTAAACCTGAATTTTATGAAGCTTTATATGAATATAACAAGAAAAATTTTAATCCAATATATGTTATGCAAGGAGTTTGGGTTAATGAAGAGGATATGGCAACTATTGGGAACGCTTTTGATAAAAAAATATTGGATACCGTTAAGGAAGACACTAAAAATTTAATTGATATAATTCACGGAAATGCTGAACTTAAAGAACAGAGAGGGTTTGCTAGTGGGAAGTACACCCATGACGTCTCAAATTATATTTCTGCATGGATACTTGGTATTGAATGGGATCCTGAGTTTGTAATTAGTACAAATGAAAAGAATGAGGATAAAAAATCTTATGATGGTAAGTATATTTATACAAAAGACGCCTCACCATTTGAAAATTGGCTTGCAGAGATTCAGGATTATGCAATTAAATATGAAACTGATAAGTATAAAATGCAAAGACCTACAAGCTTTACTAATTGGGTAACTACAGATTTGCTAAGCCATCCAAATGAACCCTTACCCAAAGAGGACTTGGTTCCAGTAAATCCAATGCATATTTTAAGTAAAGAAAATTTCAAACCAGGACTTTTTGCATCATATCACATTTATCCCTATTACCCAGACTCAATGAATTATCAAAAAGAATATATTCAAAATAAAAATGGAGAGGTTAATACCTACAAAGCTTATTTAGAGGATTTGATAAAGGAGCATAACATTCCTGTATTAGTAGCAGAATTCGGAATTCCAGCATCTAGAGGCAAGGCACATGAGAATATTCATACTGGTTTTAATCAAGGAGAGGTAGATGAAAAATCTCAAGGAGAAATGGAAGTATCAATGCTACAAGATATTTATAACACGGGTTATGCAGGTGGACTCGTTTTTACATGGCAAGATGAATGGTTTAAGAGGACTTGGAATACCATGGATTTAGATATACCAGATAGAAGACCCTTTTGGTCAAATCCGCAAACAAATGAACAGGAGTTTGGAGTTTTGGCTTTTGACCCAGGAGAAAAGGAAAGTATTTGCTATGTGGATGGAAATATTAAAGAGTGGATTAATAATAAGAATGTTTCTAAAACTAATAGTGCGGAACTGTATGTTAAGTCTGATGAAAAATATATATATTTTTGGGTAAAGAAAAAAGATTTACAGATATTTAAGGATAAAATCATTATTTCCATAGATACTTTAAAAAATAGTGGAAATAGTTATTATAAAGATTTTAATTTAAATTTAAATATGGGATCAGAATTTCTAATTGTTATAAATGGGAGAGATAACTCCAGAGTAATTGTAGATAGCTATTATGATTCATTTTATTATATATATTCAAAACTCGGAATGATTGATGTAAATCCAGACTTTGATGTTAAAAATAGCGGAACTTTTAATCCAATATATCTGTGCTTAAATAGAGAGCTGAAGTTACCGCAGGATAAGAGAGTGATTCCATTTACTAAATACGAAACTGGTAAATTATTTTATGGTAATGGGAACCCTAAAAACAAGGAATTTAATTCCTTAAGTGATTTTTACTCTAATGGAGATAATATAGAAATAAGAATTCCTTGGCAACTATTTAATGTGATGGATCCATCAGAAAAAATGATAATGAATGATTTGCATATAGAGGGCATAAAACCTGTAAAAGCACAAAACTTTCAGATAGGGTTAAGCATATTAAAAGCAGATGGAGCATTAGAAAGTGGAAATGTTGGAACTTATAACTGGGAAGAGTGGCAATTCCCAAAATATCACGAAAGATTAAAGCCATCGTACTATATTTTAAAAGATGCATTTAAAAGAATTGGAGCGAGTTAA